A window of Stenotrophomonas indicatrix genomic DNA:
CTGCATGGGCCGTCCAACCGTCCGGGGCGGGCGACCTACGGCATCCTCGCGTTCATCGCTGCCGCCGTGGGCGTGGGCATCGCCGCGCGCCATGTCTACGTGCAGATGCTGCCGCCGGAAATGGGGGCGACCTGTGGCCCGCCGCTGGCCTTCCTGCGCGAGACCATGGGGCCGCTGGAAGTCTTCCGTACCGTGCTGACCGGCACCGGCAACTGCGGCAACATCGACTGGACGTTCCTTGGCCTGACCATGCCGATGTGGTCGGGGGTCTGGTTCGTGCTGCTGGCCCTGTGGGCGCTGGTGGTGTCGCTGCGCAAGGTCAAGCACTGAGCCAGTCCGGAGCCACGCATGGCGTGGCTCTACTGCGTTCCGGTAGTGCCGGCCGCTGGCCGGCAGTCGGCGCTACCTCAAAAATCCTGCTGCAGGCTCAGATAGGCGCCGCGACGTGGTCCCCACTGCGGTGCGAACACGCCAATGCCGCCGCCATCGCGCAGCTGGTAGCTGCGATCCAGCGCGTTGATCACCGCCAGTTGCACATGCAGCGGATGACCGCTGTCGGCGTTGAAGTCATGCGCGGCGCTGAGATTGACCTGCAGGTACGACGGTAGTTCGCCGCCATTGGGCACGCCCTCGATGTCCGAACGCAGGCCGCTGCCGTACACGTAGTTCGCACCGACCCGATTGTGGCCAGCGAACGCATAGCTGACGCCGCCGGAAGACGTCAGCTTCTGGTCGTGGTCCAGATGGATCCAGTTCTGTTGCACGTAGGCCAGTGCATCCGGATCGAGGTTGTACTGGCTGGTGATGACCTGGGTGCCCATGGCCTTGTTGTAGGCCGCGTTGAAGTACGCGCTGATCGGCCCGTTGCTGTAGTCGGCGCTGAACTCCAGACCATGGATGTGGCCGCGGCGATAGTTGAAGGTGGAATAGATGTAGGCGGCGCCGAACTGGCCTTCGTCCTGCAGGCGGTGCACGCGTCGGTCGTAGGCATCCAGGCCGAGGGTGAGGTGGTCGCCGACCTGCTGTGACACGCCGATATCGTAGTAGTCACTGCGCTCGGACAACGGCGTGTTGCTGCCATCGGCGGGTTGCTGGTTGCTGGTGCCATCGAACAGGGCAAGATCGCTGCCGGCAACCAGTTCGCTGGCGGGCGGGGTGAAGTAGCGCGAATAGCCGGCGTGCACGGTGGTGCTGTCGCTGGCGTTCCAGACCACACCCAGGCGTGGGCTGAGCTGGCCCTCGGTGTGATCGAAGGCCTTGAAGCGGTCGCCGCGCAGGCCGTAATTGACGGTCCAGTCATCGCCGATCCGCCACTCGTCCTGCACGTACAAGGCTGCGGTGCTGGCGTGGAAGGCATTGCGGTCCGGGATCAGCTGCGGCGTGGTGCTCGTCTGCCGCCCATCGGCGTCGACCGGGAAGACCCAGCTGCTGTTGTTGGCGGCGGCGTGTTCGTAGTTGCCATACAGGCCATAACGCAGGGTGTGGTTGTCGCCCAGCGGTGTGGAGAAATCGGCCTGCAGGGTGTTGGCGCGGTTGCTGCGCCGGACCTGCGAGGCGACGCCGCTGAACACCAGGTCGCCCACGACGTCCGGGTTGAAGGCCACATCGCTGTAGCGCTGGCCGGCCGAGAGCTGGTACGCGGTCTGGCCGAGCGTGCCCTGCAGCACCAGCATGCCGAAGCGGGTGGTCTCGCGCTGGGTTTCGTCCAGCTGGCTGGAATCGAAGGTGGTGGTGTCCAGGTAGCCGAACTGCGGGGTCTGCCCCGGGTTGACCGGGATCTGGAAGCGGTTGTTGGCAAAGCCGGCGAACACGCTCAGGCGGGTGCTGTCGTTGACCAGATAGGTCAGGTCGGCAAAGGCCTTCCCCTGGTGGGCGTCGTCATGCAGCGGCCTGCGTGCGCTGGTGGGGTTCTCCAGCCCGACCTCGTTCTGGTCGTAGTTGCCGGTCAGGAACCAGCTCCAGCGGCCCTGGTTGCCCCACCAGGAGGCGTTCGGGTTGACCTTGCCGAACGAACCGGCGGTGATGCCAGCGCTGCCGCCGTTGTCCAGCTCGGCGCCACTGCGGGTGGTGATATCGACCACCGCGGCGGTGCGTTCACCGAACTGCGCCGGCAGCGCACCATCCATCAGGCGGATGCTCTTGATGGTGCGGGCATCCAGGGTCTGGCCGAAGCCGGAGATCGATTCGGGCAGCAGTACACCATTGATGCGGTATTGCAGGTTGGCGTGGTCGCCGCGCACGTGCACGCCGCCGTAGGAGTCCTGGACCACGCCCGGGGCCTGCAGCAGCACCTGGCTGAGCGGGGCGGAGGCGCCCAGCGGCTGCTTCTGGATGTCCTCGGCGGTGATCTGGTACTGGCTGCTGCCGATGTCCGGTGACAGGGCGTTGCGGGCCTGGTCGAGCTGAGCACTGACGGTGACTACGTCGAGGTCCTTGACCGCAGCCGCGCTGGCATCAGTGTCGGCGGCAAGCACGGGTTGGCTGGTGAGGATCAGGGCGAAGGTGATGGCGGTGGTGAGCAGGGAGGGCTTCATGGGAAATGGGCAGGGAAGGGGGAGGGGGCCGGTCCATGAGGGAGTGTTACTCCGTAACAACTGCGAGCCGATCATGCGCCTGTCCGGCGATGCCGACCATGCCGTTTCTGGCCGATCACACGGCCCCTTTCCACACCGTTCAGGCAGTCATGACCGGGCCCGGCCCTTTGCGCCAGCGGCTGGCTCTGCGACCATGACCGCCCCCCACCCCCGGATGTCCGTGATGAGCCTGTCCGCCGTTCCGCCCGCCCCCGATCCTGCCGCCATCGCTGCTGGCGCCGCCTGGTCACCGGAGAGCTGGCGGGGCAAGACCGCGCTGCAGATGCCGACCTATCCCGATCCGGTGGCACTGGATGCCGCGCTGCACGAGCTGAAGCGGCTGCCGCCGCTGGTGACCTCGTGGGAGATCCTGGCGCTGAAGCAGCAGCTGGCCGACGCCCAGGAAGGCAAGCGTTTCCTGTTGCAGGGCGGCGACTGCGCGGAGAATTTCAGCGACTGCGAATCGGGCACGATCTCCAACCGGTTGAAGGTGCTGCTGCAGATGAGCCTGGTGCTGGTGCACGGCCTGCGCCAGCCGGTGATCCGCGTCGGCCGTTTCGCAGGCCAGTACGCCAAGCCGCGCTCGGCCGATACCGAGACCCGCGACGGCGTGACCCTGCCCAGCTACCGCGGCGATGTGATCAATGCGCCGGCCTTCACCGAGGCGGCGCGTCTGCCCGACCCGAAGCGGATGCTGCAGGCCCACGCACATTCGGCGATGACGATGAACTTCGTGCGGGCGCTGATCGATGGCGGCTTCGCCGATCTGCACCATCCCGAATACTGGAACCTGGAATGGGTGAGCCATTCGCCGTTGGCCGCCGAGTACCAGAAGATGGTGGCCTCGATCGGTGATGCCGTGCACTTCATGGAGACCCTGGCCGGGGCTCGCGTGCACAACCTCAACCGCATCGATTTCTACACCTCGCATGAAGCGCTGCTGCTGCCCTACGAGCAGGCGCTGACCCGGCAGGTGCCGCGCCAGCAGGGCTGGTTGAACCTGAGCACGCACTATCCGTGGATCGGCATGCGTACCGCCGCGCTGGATGGCGCGCACGTGGAGTACCTGCGCGGCGTGCGCAATCCGATCGCGATCAAGGTGGGCCCGTCGGTGACGCCGGACCAGTTGCTGCGCCTGATCGATGTGCTCAACCCGGATGACGAGCCGGGCCGCCTGAGCTTCATCCATCGTATGGGCGCGGCGCAGATCGCGCAGAAGCTGCCGCCGTTGCTGGATGCGGTCAAGCGCGATGGTCGT
This region includes:
- a CDS encoding disulfide bond formation protein B, whose amino-acid sequence is MNPLRWPFRAQFLLGFLICAGLLGYAIFLQLKMGLEPCPLCIFQRLAFAALGLLFLIGALHGPSNRPGRATYGILAFIAAAVGVGIAARHVYVQMLPPEMGATCGPPLAFLRETMGPLEVFRTVLTGTGNCGNIDWTFLGLTMPMWSGVWFVLLALWALVVSLRKVKH
- a CDS encoding TonB-dependent receptor produces the protein MKPSLLTTAITFALILTSQPVLAADTDASAAAVKDLDVVTVSAQLDQARNALSPDIGSSQYQITAEDIQKQPLGASAPLSQVLLQAPGVVQDSYGGVHVRGDHANLQYRINGVLLPESISGFGQTLDARTIKSIRLMDGALPAQFGERTAAVVDITTRSGAELDNGGSAGITAGSFGKVNPNASWWGNQGRWSWFLTGNYDQNEVGLENPTSARRPLHDDAHQGKAFADLTYLVNDSTRLSVFAGFANNRFQIPVNPGQTPQFGYLDTTTFDSSQLDETQRETTRFGMLVLQGTLGQTAYQLSAGQRYSDVAFNPDVVGDLVFSGVASQVRRSNRANTLQADFSTPLGDNHTLRYGLYGNYEHAAANNSSWVFPVDADGRQTSTTPQLIPDRNAFHASTAALYVQDEWRIGDDWTVNYGLRGDRFKAFDHTEGQLSPRLGVVWNASDSTTVHAGYSRYFTPPASELVAGSDLALFDGTSNQQPADGSNTPLSERSDYYDIGVSQQVGDHLTLGLDAYDRRVHRLQDEGQFGAAYIYSTFNYRRGHIHGLEFSADYSNGPISAYFNAAYNKAMGTQVITSQYNLDPDALAYVQQNWIHLDHDQKLTSSGGVSYAFAGHNRVGANYVYGSGLRSDIEGVPNGGELPSYLQVNLSAAHDFNADSGHPLHVQLAVINALDRSYQLRDGGGIGVFAPQWGPRRGAYLSLQQDF
- a CDS encoding class II 3-deoxy-7-phosphoheptulonate synthase; protein product: MSLSAVPPAPDPAAIAAGAAWSPESWRGKTALQMPTYPDPVALDAALHELKRLPPLVTSWEILALKQQLADAQEGKRFLLQGGDCAENFSDCESGTISNRLKVLLQMSLVLVHGLRQPVIRVGRFAGQYAKPRSADTETRDGVTLPSYRGDVINAPAFTEAARLPDPKRMLQAHAHSAMTMNFVRALIDGGFADLHHPEYWNLEWVSHSPLAAEYQKMVASIGDAVHFMETLAGARVHNLNRIDFYTSHEALLLPYEQALTRQVPRQQGWLNLSTHYPWIGMRTAALDGAHVEYLRGVRNPIAIKVGPSVTPDQLLRLIDVLNPDDEPGRLSFIHRMGAAQIAQKLPPLLDAVKRDGRRVLWVCDAMHGNTESTANGFKTRRFDNVRGEVETSFDLHAAAGTRLGGVHLELTGEDVTECTGGARELTERDLERAYRSTVDPRLNYEQSLEIAMAIVRKQEQVR